The Anaerobiospirillum thomasii genome includes a window with the following:
- the rpoZ gene encoding DNA-directed RNA polymerase subunit omega yields MARVTVEDAVAQIGNRFDLVLIAARRARQISTQGSKPLVDEENDKPTVIALREIEEGLITEEFLDKQDRKEHLCETSTLPADNEFAPIDGVEMFN; encoded by the coding sequence ATGGCTCGTGTAACAGTAGAAGATGCTGTAGCCCAGATTGGAAATCGTTTTGATTTAGTTTTAATTGCAGCACGTCGAGCACGTCAAATTTCTACACAGGGCTCCAAGCCACTTGTTGATGAAGAAAATGATAAGCCTACAGTAATTGCCCTGCGCGAAATTGAAGAAGGTCTGATTACTGAAGAGTTTTTAGATAAACAAGACAGAAAAGAACATCTATGTGAGACATCAACTCTGCCAGCTGACAATGAGTTTGCTCCAATAGATGGTGTTGAAATGTTCAACTAG
- the yihA gene encoding ribosome biogenesis GTP-binding protein YihA/YsxC, which translates to MSDTITTKPIDFRRTKFITSAPNLKALPPDIGAEIAFAGRSNSGKSSALNAICDQSRLAKTSRTPGRTRLINLFEVTQGCSLVDLPGYGYAAVPESMKREWQKSMSEYLQKRNALRGIVVTMDIRHPLKDHDRLIIDWSIAANLPALILLTKADKFSSSARAKAIKDLKYDLMEFGGNFTIIAFSALRKIGIDETRNVLRQWFELYNPVTEDFGAEDGFQED; encoded by the coding sequence ATGAGCGACACAATTACGACAAAGCCAATTGACTTTAGGCGTACAAAATTCATTACAAGTGCCCCAAATCTTAAGGCTCTGCCTCCTGATATTGGCGCTGAGATTGCTTTTGCAGGTCGCTCAAACTCGGGCAAGTCATCTGCCTTAAATGCCATCTGCGACCAGAGCCGTCTTGCTAAAACCTCTAGAACTCCAGGCCGTACCCGCCTTATCAATCTCTTTGAGGTAACACAGGGCTGTTCCCTAGTGGATTTGCCAGGCTATGGCTATGCAGCCGTTCCTGAAAGCATGAAGCGAGAGTGGCAAAAATCCATGAGTGAATATCTGCAAAAAAGAAATGCTCTGCGCGGCATTGTAGTTACCATGGATATAAGACATCCTTTAAAGGATCACGACCGACTTATTATTGACTGGTCAATTGCAGCAAACCTGCCTGCCCTTATTCTTCTGACCAAAGCTGATAAATTCTCAAGCTCGGCCCGAGCCAAGGCAATAAAGGATCTTAAATATGATCTTATGGAATTTGGCGGTAATTTCACCATAATTGCCTTTTCAGCTCTACGTAAAATCGGTATTGATGAGACACGCAATGTTTTAAGACAGTGGTTTGAGCTGTATAATCCTGTCACCGAAGATTTTGGTGCTGAAGATGGTTTTCAGGAAGATTAA
- a CDS encoding sigma 54-interacting transcriptional regulator, translating into MDPMIWVIDDDASIRFVFDKALDVNSISHRLFQNGEEALEALKKEIPDVIVSDINMPGVDGISLIQKVHDVDKNIPFIIITAHSDLTAAIDSYEKGTFEYLPKPFDIEQAISFIRRAAVHRVNMQNKKDQNDQQLLGDAEIIGKSPAMQEVFKFIGRVSKTEVPVLIHGESGTGRELVALAMHNHSDRQSGPFISVNMSSMPADSIDFEIFGSEESQQDCAIFKANNGTLFINEISEMPISSQTRLIQVLQSGEYMPIDATKPHKCNVRIVAATSKSIEELVENEGFISDLYYRLNVIHINMPPLRDRNNDIPMLAKHFLTQCAIENNTEPKKLTSEVLVFLCRQPWPGNVRQLKNLCKYLTIMVTGRDIQLSDLPSEFLHAKTAQVKVATSITGTSKEPVSWQEQLRNWVDGRLKAGETDILAEAVPEFERVMLEAALAFTGNHKQESAKLLGWGRNTLTRKIKELNLK; encoded by the coding sequence ATGGATCCAATGATCTGGGTCATTGACGACGATGCAAGTATTCGTTTCGTTTTTGATAAGGCACTTGATGTCAACTCTATATCACATCGTCTGTTTCAGAATGGCGAGGAGGCCCTTGAGGCTTTAAAGAAAGAAATACCTGATGTTATTGTCTCTGATATAAATATGCCAGGTGTTGATGGTATCTCTCTTATTCAGAAGGTACATGATGTTGATAAGAACATACCTTTTATCATTATCACAGCTCACTCTGATTTAACCGCCGCTATTGATTCATATGAAAAAGGCACCTTTGAATATCTGCCAAAACCTTTTGATATTGAACAGGCCATAAGCTTTATAAGACGTGCAGCCGTGCATAGAGTCAATATGCAAAATAAAAAAGATCAGAATGATCAGCAGCTTCTAGGTGATGCAGAGATTATCGGCAAATCACCTGCCATGCAGGAGGTATTCAAGTTCATTGGCCGTGTCTCAAAGACCGAGGTACCTGTACTTATCCACGGTGAGTCAGGCACAGGCCGCGAGCTAGTAGCTCTTGCCATGCACAATCACTCAGACAGACAGTCAGGTCCTTTTATTTCTGTCAATATGTCATCCATGCCTGCAGATTCAATTGACTTTGAAATCTTCGGCTCTGAGGAGTCACAGCAGGACTGTGCTATTTTCAAGGCCAACAACGGTACACTGTTTATCAATGAAATCAGTGAAATGCCTATAAGCTCACAGACAAGACTTATACAGGTTCTGCAAAGTGGCGAATATATGCCTATTGATGCTACCAAGCCTCACAAGTGCAATGTGCGTATTGTGGCTGCCACCTCAAAGAGTATTGAAGAGCTTGTTGAAAATGAAGGCTTTATTTCCGATCTGTATTACAGACTTAATGTAATTCACATCAATATGCCTCCACTTAGAGACAGAAACAACGATATTCCTATGCTGGCTAAGCACTTTTTAACTCAGTGCGCCATTGAGAATAATACTGAACCAAAGAAACTTACATCAGAGGTTTTAGTATTTCTGTGCCGTCAGCCATGGCCTGGCAATGTGCGTCAGCTTAAAAATCTGTGTAAATACCTTACCATTATGGTTACAGGGCGTGATATTCAACTATCAGATCTGCCATCTGAGTTTTTACATGCCAAGACAGCACAAGTCAAAGTTGCCACTTCAATTACAGGCACATCAAAAGAGCCCGTATCATGGCAAGAGCAACTTAGAAACTGGGTTGACGGCAGACTCAAAGCAGGCGAGACAGATATTCTTGCTGAGGCTGTTCCTGAATTTGAAAGAGTTATGCTTGAGGCAGCTCTGGCATTTACAGGTAATCACAAACAAGAATCAGCAAAGCTTTTAGGCTGGGGAAGAAATACCTTAACCCGCAAAATTAAAGAGCTTAACCTCAAATAA
- a CDS encoding DUF3334 family protein — MSDDTFKEVVITSSDIMLHLCDSLTYVMSTAAEVKVTFTPMVQRIRHTTLRPDIGTFVLFTGSFSGMVVLNFSKEAAMEIYSSYMRYMGFTANEISQNYTSDDVAATLGELMNQIIGNFTGKVSSELHSHITQNQPKMLTLPQHVELNINMSLDNPIVRRITFKTASGAVFYLELAMDDTDFTKVREFEEHSQLSPDEILEQALLSK, encoded by the coding sequence ATGTCAGACGATACATTCAAGGAAGTTGTTATAACATCAAGCGATATCATGTTACATCTTTGCGATAGTCTTACCTATGTTATGTCAACTGCAGCTGAAGTTAAAGTTACCTTCACACCAATGGTACAAAGAATTAGACATACCACACTGCGTCCAGATATCGGTACCTTTGTTTTATTCACAGGCTCATTCTCAGGCATGGTAGTACTCAACTTCTCTAAAGAAGCTGCTATGGAGATCTACTCTTCATACATGAGGTATATGGGTTTTACTGCCAATGAAATATCTCAAAACTATACTTCTGATGATGTTGCGGCAACTTTAGGTGAGCTTATGAATCAGATTATAGGAAACTTTACAGGTAAAGTTTCCTCAGAGCTACACTCACATATTACACAGAATCAGCCAAAAATGCTGACTCTGCCGCAACACGTCGAGCTTAACATCAATATGTCTTTAGACAATCCAATTGTAAGACGTATAACTTTCAAGACAGCCAGCGGAGCTGTATTCTATCTTGAGCTTGCCATGGACGATACTGACTTTACCAAGGTCAGAGAATTTGAGGAGCATTCACAGCTAAGCCCTGATGAAATTCTTGAGCAGGCTTTATTATCCAAATAA
- the spoT gene encoding bifunctional GTP diphosphokinase/guanosine-3',5'-bis pyrophosphate 3'-pyrophosphohydrolase has product MVPEKTDTTLTASAGISDYNDYPAPSKDVVASPNYNYYNPLRDIVCSYLPLSRICEIDKGFLIADRAHDGQKRASGEPYIIHPIAVASIIARMHLDVESVIAALLHDVVEDTFITEADVEKEFGSTVRQIVYGVTKLDKLRFHDYREAQAENFRKMILAMTKDIRVILIKLADRTHNMRTIGNLRPDKRKRIAKETLEVFAPIANRLGISEIKSELEELGMAALYPMRYRVLKAAVIKARNNRKEIVNNIQDAIKHRLDEVKIPCRVLGREKKIYSIYQKMINKELQFKEIMDVYAFRIILSDTDTCYRVLGHMHNLFKPRPGSFKDYIAVPKINGYQSLHTSLVGPHGVPIEIQIRTEFMDQMSARGVAAHWSYKEKGSEPTSTTAQKNAQRWIKNLIDLQKSASSAMDFIEGVKTDLFPDAIYVFTPDGKIYNLPAGATPVDFAYAVHTDIGQHCVGARVNHRMFPLSRALESGQSVEIITSPNAEPSALWLSSAVTSRARSKIRQYLKGLRTQECVLIGRRLLQNTLKGGIRIESLPQSAIDTILAEFKKPDLNSLFVDIALGNILTAIVAKRLQQDIPNSQEEGLPITGTSGIPYTFAQCCMPIPGDHIIAHITPGKGLVIHNYNCSNIRDMSKDPNKFTNVEWDLAVASNLDFQTGLRIELENRQGILSEISNAVDVAGSRIESINSDIKEDSIYIINLTVTVRDRIHLAGVMRRIKAVPNVLKIFRRR; this is encoded by the coding sequence ATGGTGCCAGAAAAGACAGATACTACACTGACAGCGTCTGCAGGTATATCTGATTATAATGATTATCCGGCACCATCTAAAGATGTTGTAGCATCTCCTAATTACAATTACTACAATCCTCTACGCGATATTGTCTGCTCATACCTTCCCCTATCACGCATCTGTGAAATAGACAAAGGCTTTTTAATTGCAGATCGTGCTCATGATGGTCAGAAAAGAGCATCTGGTGAGCCTTATATTATCCATCCTATTGCAGTGGCAAGTATCATTGCCCGTATGCATCTTGATGTTGAGTCTGTAATTGCAGCTCTGCTGCATGATGTTGTTGAGGATACCTTTATTACTGAGGCTGACGTAGAAAAAGAGTTTGGTTCAACAGTAAGACAGATTGTCTATGGTGTTACCAAACTTGATAAACTACGCTTTCATGATTACAGAGAAGCACAGGCAGAAAACTTCCGCAAAATGATTCTGGCTATGACCAAGGATATTAGAGTAATCCTGATTAAATTAGCCGACAGAACCCATAATATGCGCACTATTGGCAATCTGCGTCCAGATAAAAGAAAACGTATTGCCAAAGAAACACTTGAGGTCTTTGCCCCTATTGCCAACAGACTAGGTATATCAGAGATTAAATCAGAGCTTGAAGAGCTGGGCATGGCTGCTCTCTATCCTATGCGCTATAGAGTTTTAAAAGCTGCTGTAATCAAAGCCAGAAACAATAGAAAAGAAATTGTAAACAATATACAAGACGCCATAAAGCATAGACTTGATGAGGTTAAAATCCCTTGCAGAGTTCTTGGCCGCGAAAAGAAAATCTACTCCATTTATCAGAAGATGATAAACAAGGAACTGCAGTTTAAAGAAATTATGGATGTATATGCCTTCCGTATCATACTCTCAGATACAGATACCTGTTATAGAGTACTTGGACATATGCACAATCTCTTCAAGCCACGCCCTGGCAGTTTTAAGGACTATATTGCAGTACCAAAAATCAATGGCTATCAGTCATTGCATACATCTTTGGTAGGACCTCATGGCGTGCCAATTGAAATTCAGATAAGAACTGAGTTTATGGATCAGATGTCAGCCCGTGGTGTGGCTGCCCACTGGTCATATAAAGAAAAAGGTTCAGAACCAACATCAACCACTGCGCAGAAAAATGCGCAGCGATGGATTAAAAACCTTATAGATCTGCAAAAAAGCGCCTCATCTGCTATGGACTTTATTGAAGGCGTTAAGACCGATCTGTTCCCTGATGCAATTTATGTGTTTACACCTGATGGCAAGATTTATAATCTGCCAGCCGGTGCCACACCTGTTGACTTTGCCTATGCAGTACATACTGATATCGGCCAGCACTGCGTCGGCGCAAGAGTCAACCACAGAATGTTCCCACTCTCAAGAGCGCTTGAGTCTGGTCAGTCTGTAGAGATTATAACCTCACCAAATGCCGAACCTTCTGCCTTATGGCTGTCATCTGCAGTAACATCAAGGGCAAGATCCAAGATAAGACAGTATCTAAAAGGTCTTAGAACACAAGAATGTGTTCTTATTGGCCGCAGACTGCTACAAAATACCCTTAAGGGAGGCATACGTATTGAGTCTCTGCCACAAAGCGCCATAGACACAATTCTTGCTGAATTTAAAAAGCCTGATCTCAACTCGCTTTTTGTAGATATAGCTTTGGGTAATATTCTTACTGCCATTGTAGCTAAAAGACTGCAGCAGGATATTCCTAACTCTCAGGAAGAAGGTCTGCCTATTACTGGTACAAGCGGTATTCCTTATACCTTTGCCCAATGCTGTATGCCAATTCCAGGAGATCATATCATTGCCCATATTACCCCAGGCAAAGGTCTTGTCATCCATAACTACAACTGCTCAAATATAAGAGATATGTCCAAGGATCCTAATAAATTTACAAATGTTGAATGGGATCTTGCAGTTGCATCAAATTTAGACTTCCAGACAGGTCTTAGAATAGAGCTTGAAAAC
- a CDS encoding transposase produces MSIPENIRAVPRPTNTVVVLSGTGRYRYAVRQRSGTKYDAKGKAQPINGAIIGHIIDGRYVAKETKIVSQGVMPDKLSYGASALAFSVVGDIKDDLRAVYECGDVDTILAMALLRVIRPRVTNTRLKSAYEHCFISKFIPYVGLSKNTVAKFIYHLGSNSQLMHDFYARRIDRLLPSCHIAIDGTLKQNTSIVNDLSNFSRKSRVKGCRDVSIIYAYVIETMEPLCSMILPGNIIDASAYRAFIRNNNIEKGIIVTDKGFPPNKIRQELAEHKDLHYITPIRRNDVRISEYSLLEFDSAIRYEEKAVVCRKVVTKDGLYLYSFRDISGYAKENTNYIMRTIKNNSFDAQEYKSREEKSGLIVFESDLDLEPSSVYKTFKERWLLELMFNRYKNEEYFDETRVHNDFSVQGLEFINFISTLITSRILNKLEENNVLNGITYGELMEDLNAVWRRTDPPIEGIPDLDDGYWEVGVKSSFEALIKLGLCTNKQAPEKLRKAKAGRPHKEKKEVDSQGVTSEPKPRGRPKKKPEFIGPKRKPGRPKIEKTDKIKRPVGRPKKSS; encoded by the coding sequence ATGTCTATACCTGAGAATATAAGAGCCGTCCCAAGACCTACAAATACTGTCGTAGTTCTATCTGGAACTGGCAGATATAGGTACGCTGTTCGTCAAAGATCTGGTACTAAGTATGATGCCAAAGGAAAGGCCCAGCCTATCAATGGAGCTATTATTGGTCATATTATTGATGGTCGTTATGTTGCCAAAGAGACTAAAATTGTATCTCAGGGAGTAATGCCAGATAAATTGTCTTATGGAGCCAGTGCTCTTGCTTTCTCGGTAGTCGGCGATATAAAAGACGATTTGAGGGCCGTGTATGAGTGCGGGGATGTGGATACAATTCTCGCTATGGCCTTGCTAAGGGTAATAAGACCTAGAGTTACAAATACAAGATTGAAGTCCGCCTATGAGCATTGTTTTATTTCAAAATTTATACCTTATGTGGGCCTTAGCAAGAATACAGTAGCAAAGTTCATCTACCACCTTGGCTCAAATTCTCAATTGATGCATGATTTTTATGCAAGACGTATAGACAGACTCCTGCCTTCTTGTCATATTGCTATAGATGGAACTCTTAAGCAGAATACAAGTATAGTTAACGATTTGTCTAACTTTTCAAGGAAGTCTCGTGTCAAAGGTTGCAGAGATGTCTCTATTATCTATGCTTATGTAATAGAAACCATGGAGCCATTATGCTCTATGATTTTACCTGGAAACATTATAGATGCCTCTGCTTATAGAGCCTTTATTAGGAACAATAATATAGAAAAAGGAATTATAGTAACCGACAAAGGCTTTCCACCAAATAAAATTAGACAGGAGCTCGCTGAGCACAAAGATCTTCACTATATAACCCCAATAAGGCGCAATGATGTACGAATCAGTGAGTATTCTCTTTTAGAGTTTGACAGTGCCATCAGATATGAGGAAAAAGCAGTAGTTTGCAGGAAAGTTGTAACAAAAGACGGTCTTTATCTGTATTCTTTCAGAGATATATCAGGCTATGCAAAAGAAAATACAAACTACATAATGAGAACGATAAAAAACAACTCATTTGACGCTCAGGAGTATAAATCTAGAGAAGAAAAGTCCGGATTGATTGTTTTTGAGTCAGATTTAGATCTAGAACCATCTTCTGTATATAAGACATTCAAGGAGCGATGGCTTCTTGAGCTTATGTTTAATCGCTATAAAAATGAAGAGTACTTTGATGAGACAAGAGTTCACAATGACTTTTCTGTGCAGGGTCTTGAGTTTATAAACTTCATATCAACCTTGATTACATCAAGGATTCTAAACAAGCTTGAGGAAAATAATGTACTAAACGGCATAACATATGGAGAGCTTATGGAAGATCTCAATGCCGTATGGAGAAGAACTGATCCACCTATTGAAGGCATACCTGATTTAGATGATGGATACTGGGAAGTGGGGGTTAAATCGAGCTTTGAGGCATTAATTAAACTTGGACTTTGTACCAATAAGCAGGCACCTGAAAAACTTAGAAAAGCTAAAGCTGGTCGACCTCATAAAGAGAAAAAAGAAGTGGACTCGCAAGGAGTTACATCTGAGCCCAAACCAAGAGGAAGACCAAAGAAAAAGCCTGAATTTATTGGACCCAAAAGAAAACCTGGCAGACCTAAAATTGAAAAAACTGACAAGATTAAAAGACCGGTTGGCAGGCCCAAAAAGAGTTCATAG
- the gmk gene encoding guanylate kinase has product MARKGTLFIVSAPSGAGKTSLIKALLERFNYDDTMRLSISHTTRQPRPAEENHVSYHFVSIEEFESLIERNAFYEYAKVFDNYYGTSKEIVQEQINQGYDVFLDIDWQGARIIKEQSPDAIGIFILPPSIEELKNRLVSRGQDSDDVIAGRMDKALREISHYNEYDYVIVNDDFDTSLSQLRSIVLSSRSTLVKAQAEYGNLLSSFSANETK; this is encoded by the coding sequence ATGGCACGCAAAGGAACACTATTTATTGTTTCTGCTCCAAGTGGCGCTGGCAAGACATCATTAATTAAAGCACTGCTTGAGCGTTTTAATTATGATGATACTATGCGACTTAGTATTTCTCATACAACGCGTCAGCCACGTCCTGCTGAGGAAAACCATGTAAGCTACCACTTTGTAAGTATCGAAGAATTTGAGTCTCTTATTGAGCGTAATGCCTTTTATGAGTACGCCAAGGTCTTTGACAATTACTATGGAACCTCAAAGGAAATAGTGCAGGAACAGATAAATCAGGGCTATGATGTCTTTCTGGATATAGACTGGCAGGGTGCACGTATTATCAAAGAGCAAAGTCCAGATGCCATAGGTATTTTTATTCTGCCACCTTCAATTGAAGAGCTTAAAAACCGCCTTGTCAGCAGAGGTCAGGACAGTGATGATGTCATTGCAGGCCGTATGGATAAAGCTTTGCGAGAGATATCTCACTATAATGAATATGACTACGTTATTGTAAATGATGATTTTGATACATCTTTAAGTCAGTTGCGCTCAATTGTTCTATCAAGCAGATCTACTCTTGTAAAAGCACAGGCAGAGTATGGTAACTTACTGTCATCATTTAGCGCAAATGAGACAAAGTAA